A stretch of Endozoicomonas sp. SCSIO W0465 DNA encodes these proteins:
- a CDS encoding autotransporter assembly complex family protein, whose product MADHESTALIHTPKRRIGPWLLIILLFSVSAWAAKPVTYKINGLNKELKQNATLYLDNLPTIKPGQLDEYRYEIRKALQKSLMALGYYQPTINFHSNKKATHQLIININPGQPVIIRSLHINLEGDASKDKAFTQLIRQSRLRVGDILNDGEYDALKTKLNDLALTRGYFDADLSEHQIRVYPDEQAADITLTMKSGRRYRFGPVIYDAPVSEATRQLLNTMINFEPGQPYRSELLSQLNMDFSATGYFKSIEVRALKGKAVDGEVPIFVSVIPKTAWELETGIGFSTDEGPRVSLSVDNPWMDEKGHSFTSDIKVSQQVQELSGRYKIPYGNPLLEYYSLDSGYQRSTIQDTDSQLVSVSVNKWKKRPGNWDQDFFIRLDYENYTQGLQNSSNLLLIPGMSFDRRKAVGSPMDPRSGHLYNLKIETSAKAWQSDADFIKVWSRAKWLTTFFRRHRLISRIEQGVIWVDDINSIPPSIRFFTGGDQTVRGYSYDSISPRDSSGQLTGGRYLSVASIEYDYEIIENWRIAFFVDSGTATNAYSNNQPGWKTGIGPGIRWVTPLGPLKLDFAFAISEPGSPWQIHFSMGPDL is encoded by the coding sequence ATGGCCGATCACGAAAGCACAGCACTCATCCATACACCGAAACGACGAATCGGCCCGTGGCTTCTTATCATCCTGCTTTTTTCTGTGTCAGCCTGGGCTGCAAAGCCTGTGACATATAAAATCAACGGGTTGAACAAAGAATTGAAGCAAAATGCGACGCTTTATCTTGATAACCTGCCAACCATCAAACCCGGCCAACTGGACGAGTACCGGTACGAAATCAGAAAGGCCCTGCAAAAATCACTGATGGCCCTGGGCTACTACCAGCCCACCATTAACTTTCACAGTAATAAAAAAGCAACCCATCAACTCATCATCAATATCAACCCGGGTCAGCCCGTTATCATCCGGTCCCTGCACATCAATCTTGAAGGTGATGCCAGCAAAGACAAGGCCTTTACGCAGTTGATCAGGCAGAGTCGGCTAAGGGTAGGCGATATCCTGAATGATGGTGAATACGACGCTCTGAAAACCAAACTCAATGACCTGGCCCTGACCCGGGGTTATTTTGATGCAGACCTGAGTGAACACCAGATCAGAGTCTACCCGGATGAACAGGCAGCTGACATTACCCTGACCATGAAGTCCGGCAGACGATACCGGTTCGGACCGGTGATTTATGATGCCCCTGTCAGCGAAGCGACTCGTCAGTTGCTTAACACCATGATCAATTTTGAACCGGGGCAACCCTATCGCTCTGAGCTGCTCAGCCAGCTGAACATGGATTTTTCAGCAACCGGATACTTTAAATCCATCGAAGTTCGTGCCCTCAAGGGTAAAGCGGTTGACGGTGAAGTTCCGATTTTCGTCAGCGTGATACCCAAAACCGCCTGGGAGCTGGAGACCGGTATCGGTTTCTCGACAGACGAGGGTCCCAGGGTATCCCTGAGCGTTGATAACCCATGGATGGATGAAAAAGGGCACAGCTTTACCAGCGATATTAAAGTGTCCCAACAAGTGCAGGAACTGAGTGGGCGCTATAAAATCCCGTATGGCAACCCCCTGCTCGAATACTACAGTCTGGATAGCGGCTACCAGAGAAGTACCATCCAGGATACAGACAGTCAGCTCGTTTCCGTTTCGGTTAATAAGTGGAAAAAGCGGCCGGGTAACTGGGACCAGGACTTTTTTATCCGCCTGGATTATGAGAACTACACCCAGGGGCTGCAGAACAGCAGTAACCTGTTGCTCATACCCGGCATGTCATTTGATCGTCGCAAAGCGGTTGGCAGCCCGATGGACCCTCGCTCCGGACACCTCTATAACCTGAAAATCGAAACCTCTGCCAAAGCCTGGCAGTCGGATGCTGACTTTATCAAAGTGTGGAGCCGGGCCAAATGGCTGACCACGTTCTTCAGGCGTCACCGGCTGATCAGCAGAATCGAGCAGGGTGTTATCTGGGTGGATGATATTAACAGTATCCCGCCATCCATTCGCTTCTTTACCGGTGGCGACCAGACGGTCCGTGGCTACAGCTATGACAGCATATCCCCAAGGGACAGCAGTGGGCAGCTGACCGGTGGCCGGTACCTTTCGGTAGCCAGTATTGAATATGACTATGAAATTATTGAAAACTGGCGGATCGCCTTCTTTGTTGACAGCGGAACCGCAACCAATGCCTACAGCAATAATCAGCCTGGCTGGAAAACCGGGATAGGTCCGGGCATACGCTGGGTGACGCCTCTGGGTCCTTTGAAACTGGATTTTGCCTTTGCCATCAGTGAGCCCGGCTCTCCCTGGCAAATCCACTTTTCCATGGGGCCAGATCTATGA
- a CDS encoding IS1595 family transposase, producing the protein MQSELFQNFIDSISTLTSEQRDILNNSLLSTQIEVTEVVETTDSEPVYSESIPNNDNATPDVEKSILAQFAENPRCPKCKSHSVGRWGIRNGRQRYHCKTCDSTFNAFSGTPLARLRHPEKWNKYLAGMTHSMVLRPAAAENAIDLKTAFRWRHRFLEVINNDQAEELCGITELDETFFRESFKGQREGLPRPTRKRGNDPNKARKVPVMVARDRNRNTVDGVLENESANELCRHLNGRISIQATVCADAHLAHEKLADKLGFVFKELVTSAGQHVVEGIYHIQTVNSYHSHLKRWIGGVFQGVATRYLPHYLAWRRELTAAKKLTVGRLISRITEHWCFQPLTVT; encoded by the coding sequence ATGCAATCTGAACTCTTCCAGAATTTTATTGATTCCATTTCAACATTAACCAGTGAACAGCGAGACATTCTTAACAACTCGCTCCTTAGTACTCAAATAGAGGTTACCGAGGTAGTAGAAACCACTGACTCTGAACCTGTTTACAGTGAATCTATACCCAATAACGATAATGCAACACCTGACGTAGAAAAGAGCATACTTGCCCAATTTGCCGAAAACCCCAGGTGCCCCAAATGCAAAAGCCATAGCGTTGGTCGCTGGGGCATACGAAATGGCCGACAGCGCTACCACTGCAAGACTTGCGACTCAACGTTTAACGCCTTTAGTGGAACGCCTTTGGCAAGGCTCAGGCACCCTGAAAAATGGAACAAGTACCTCGCAGGTATGACTCACTCTATGGTCTTGCGACCAGCTGCTGCTGAGAATGCCATTGACTTGAAAACTGCGTTCCGCTGGCGTCACCGCTTTCTTGAAGTGATTAATAATGATCAAGCAGAAGAGCTTTGTGGCATTACTGAGCTTGATGAAACATTTTTCCGTGAATCCTTCAAAGGGCAAAGAGAAGGCCTTCCACGGCCAACCCGAAAGCGGGGTAATGATCCCAACAAAGCCCGAAAAGTCCCGGTAATGGTGGCTCGGGACCGTAATCGAAATACCGTTGACGGTGTATTAGAAAACGAAAGTGCTAATGAATTGTGCAGGCATTTAAATGGCCGCATATCGATACAGGCCACGGTCTGTGCGGATGCACACCTCGCTCACGAAAAACTTGCTGACAAGCTTGGATTTGTCTTCAAGGAGCTGGTGACATCAGCAGGTCAACATGTTGTTGAAGGCATCTACCACATCCAGACTGTAAATTCTTATCACAGTCATTTAAAACGCTGGATTGGCGGCGTATTCCAAGGGGTTGCAACTCGTTACCTTCCCCATTATCTGGCCTGGAGGCGAGAACTGACGGCAGCAAAAAAATTAACTGTTGGCCGGTTGATCAGCAGAATTACTGAACATTGGTGCTTCCAACCATTAACGGTAACTTAG
- a CDS encoding DUF6444 domain-containing protein gives MIPELPATMSAEILLKENAELRMRVACLEERCRELEEKVGKNSQNSSKPPSSDGYQKPCKNSNSPDHSDDLSADKGTDPSDEKPNPKSLRQSSGNKAGGKKGHQGTCLKQVDIPDYIEYLPVKECNKCQASLLDSEPVKYIERQVFEPGRPGEFEVTAHRAEVKICTCGCRNQAEFPEGVTAAAQYGSATQAMAVYLNQYHFLPFKRVSEYFNTLYKMSVSAGTVANFVARTYENLASTEEVIRDALRESSVAGADERVCGPRALCTGYTLCGMNNGRSTTCLKSEVVRPWTRWAYC, from the coding sequence ATGATTCCAGAACTACCCGCAACTATGTCGGCTGAGATTCTCTTGAAAGAGAATGCAGAGCTGCGGATGAGAGTTGCCTGTCTGGAAGAGCGATGTCGAGAATTGGAAGAAAAGGTTGGCAAGAACAGTCAAAACAGCAGCAAGCCGCCATCGTCTGATGGTTATCAAAAACCTTGTAAAAACAGTAATTCTCCAGATCATTCTGACGACCTTTCCGCAGATAAAGGTACCGATCCATCGGATGAAAAACCCAATCCTAAAAGTCTGAGACAGTCTTCTGGTAATAAAGCCGGTGGAAAGAAAGGGCATCAGGGCACTTGTCTTAAACAGGTCGATATCCCTGACTATATTGAGTACCTTCCGGTTAAAGAATGCAATAAATGTCAGGCGTCTCTTCTTGATAGTGAGCCGGTCAAATATATTGAACGACAGGTGTTTGAACCAGGGAGACCGGGTGAATTTGAAGTAACGGCCCATAGAGCTGAAGTAAAAATCTGCACTTGTGGTTGTCGGAATCAGGCTGAATTCCCGGAAGGTGTTACCGCTGCCGCACAATATGGCTCAGCCACACAGGCTATGGCCGTCTATCTTAACCAATACCATTTCCTGCCTTTTAAGCGCGTGTCAGAGTATTTTAATACTCTCTATAAAATGAGTGTAAGTGCAGGCACTGTCGCCAATTTTGTGGCCAGAACCTATGAAAATCTGGCTTCTACTGAAGAGGTTATTCGTGACGCCTTGCGGGAATCGTCTGTTGCCGGAGCCGATGAAAGGGTATGCGGGCCGAGGGCTCTTTGCACTGGCTACACGTTATGCGGGATGAACAATGGACGCTCTACTACTTGTCTGAAAAGCGAGGTCGTGAGGCCATGGACACGATGGGCATACTGCTAA
- a CDS encoding transposase, with translation MRAEGSLHWLHVMRDEQWTLYYLSEKRGREAMDTMGILLTFAGVLVHDHWKSYFAYAATHVLCNAHHLRELLGVVDRDSNQLALRLMKLLRLSWHYCKGFKTIGMLQMPSVVCERIEKIYDRLLQRALMKEVVYMEKQREELKRKKVKNTKAYNLFKRLTEFKAETLRFMSDFTIPFDNNGSERDVRMAKLKQKISGCFRSADGGSMFARIRSYLSSARKQGMDIYQSLHRAVRNYCNMPLLSAE, from the coding sequence ATGCGGGCCGAGGGCTCTTTGCACTGGCTACACGTTATGCGGGATGAACAATGGACGCTCTACTACTTGTCTGAAAAGCGAGGTCGTGAGGCCATGGACACGATGGGCATACTGCTAACATTTGCAGGCGTTCTGGTTCATGATCATTGGAAATCCTATTTTGCATATGCGGCAACTCACGTACTTTGCAATGCCCATCACCTGAGGGAGCTTTTGGGTGTTGTTGATAGGGACAGCAATCAACTGGCGTTGCGATTGATGAAGCTACTGAGGCTTTCCTGGCATTACTGCAAGGGCTTTAAGACCATAGGTATGCTACAGATGCCAAGTGTTGTCTGTGAACGAATCGAGAAGATTTATGACCGGTTGCTTCAGCGGGCTCTAATGAAAGAAGTCGTCTATATGGAGAAGCAACGAGAGGAGCTTAAGCGCAAGAAAGTCAAGAATACTAAAGCTTACAATCTCTTCAAACGACTCACTGAGTTCAAGGCTGAGACACTGCGCTTCATGTCAGATTTTACCATTCCCTTCGATAACAATGGCAGTGAGCGGGATGTTCGAATGGCCAAGTTAAAGCAGAAAATCTCAGGCTGCTTCAGGAGTGCAGACGGTGGTTCTATGTTTGCACGGATTCGCAGCTATTTGTCGTCTGCCAGAAAACAGGGAATGGACATATATCAATCACTTCATAGAGCTGTTCGGAATTACTGTAATATGCCTTTGCTCAGTGCTGAATAG
- a CDS encoding IS4 family transposase produces MFVAVRLMQIREALMLPNDRQHKDRKLWSEKTLANEVVSDDEWQVLWLTYEKKALPDKPPTVTWLLQTIARLGGWGDSKHTGQPGWLVVWEGWAKLQDRVKTWQIARQFSAGEM; encoded by the coding sequence ATGTTTGTCGCTGTCAGACTAATGCAAATCCGTGAAGCATTAATGTTACCGAATGACAGGCAGCACAAAGACAGAAAGCTTTGGAGTGAAAAAACACTCGCGAATGAGGTGGTCAGTGATGATGAATGGCAGGTTCTCTGGCTAACCTATGAAAAAAAAGCGTTGCCCGATAAGCCGCCAACAGTCACTTGGCTGCTTCAAACGATTGCTCGGCTTGGTGGTTGGGGTGATTCAAAGCATACAGGGCAGCCCGGCTGGTTAGTGGTATGGGAAGGCTGGGCGAAATTGCAGGATCGGGTAAAAACCTGGCAGATAGCCCGGCAGTTCAGCGCTGGAGAGATGTGA
- the rpsR gene encoding 30S ribosomal protein S18, translating into MARFFRRRKFCRFTAEGVKEIDYKDLNTLKAYVSETGKIVPSRITGTKARYQRQLATAIKRARYVALLPYTDRH; encoded by the coding sequence ATGGCACGTTTTTTCCGTCGCAGAAAGTTCTGCCGTTTTACCGCTGAAGGCGTTAAAGAGATCGATTACAAAGATCTGAACACGCTGAAAGCTTATGTTTCTGAAACCGGCAAGATCGTTCCTAGCCGTATCACCGGTACCAAGGCTCGTTACCAGCGTCAGCTGGCAACAGCGATCAAGCGCGCTCGTTACGTGGCTCTGCTGCCATACACCGATCGTCACTGA
- the rpsF gene encoding 30S ribosomal protein S6, which produces MRHYEIVFLVHPDQSEQVPAMVERYTRAITENGGKVHRLEDWGRRQLAYPINKIHKAHYVLMNIECGNETLDELTENFRYNDAVIRNMVIRRDEAITEASIMLQSEEKRDRRDDRREDRREERASEEAVEDEAEESEE; this is translated from the coding sequence ATGCGTCATTACGAAATCGTTTTCCTGGTCCACCCTGACCAGAGCGAGCAAGTACCTGCCATGGTTGAGCGCTACACCCGCGCTATCACCGAAAATGGTGGCAAGGTACATCGTCTTGAAGACTGGGGTCGTCGCCAGTTGGCTTACCCAATCAACAAGATCCACAAGGCTCACTACGTTCTGATGAACATTGAGTGTGGTAACGAAACGCTGGATGAGCTGACGGAAAACTTCCGCTATAACGACGCGGTTATCCGTAACATGGTTATTCGTCGTGATGAAGCCATCACTGAAGCTTCTATCATGCTGCAGTCTGAAGAAAAGCGTGATCGTCGTGACGATCGTCGAGAAGACCGCCGTGAAGAACGTGCCTCTGAAGAAGCCGTTGAAGACGAAGCAGAAGAGTCTGAAGAGTAA
- the rplI gene encoding 50S ribosomal protein L9: protein MEVILLEKIAKLGKLGDKVTVKNGYGRNFLIPFGKALPATAENLATFEARRAELENAANEHLSGAQKRAEEMAEIELTLTAKAGDEGKLFGSIGARDLAEAITSAGVAVAKSEIRLPEGPIRAVGEYDVGIQLHSDVAATIKVFIEAE, encoded by the coding sequence ATGGAAGTAATCCTGCTCGAAAAAATTGCCAAGCTGGGTAAGCTGGGCGACAAGGTCACCGTTAAAAACGGCTATGGCCGCAACTTTCTGATTCCTTTTGGTAAGGCTCTGCCTGCCACTGCAGAGAATCTGGCTACTTTTGAAGCCCGTCGTGCCGAGCTTGAGAACGCGGCTAACGAACATCTGAGCGGTGCTCAGAAGCGTGCTGAAGAAATGGCTGAAATCGAACTGACCCTGACCGCCAAAGCAGGCGATGAGGGCAAACTGTTCGGTTCTATCGGTGCCCGTGACCTGGCTGAAGCGATCACTTCTGCCGGTGTTGCGGTTGCCAAAAGCGAAATCCGTCTGCCAGAAGGCCCAATCCGTGCGGTTGGTGAGTACGACGTTGGCATTCAGCTGCATTCTGATGTTGCTGCAACCATCAAAGTGTTCATCGAAGCTGAATAA
- a CDS encoding IS4 family transposase, with protein MLPLSPKPWSELTFGCADLGDTRRTKRLVKVAAELSAHTGNSLSSSCEGYTALVTGAYRLIENEAVKPEAIAEAGFQATAKIARQSRLLLALEDTTTLGYKHAVRSELGDLGGPEGSKTRGFHVHSVFLVDADTERSIGLIDQERWVREDVQRGKKNQRRQLPYEGKESFKWQRASENTEQRMGGKMPDIISVCDREADIYEYMHVTIQH; from the coding sequence ATGCTTCCACTTTCTCCTAAACCATGGTCAGAACTAACTTTTGGATGTGCTGATTTGGGCGATACTCGACGTACAAAACGACTTGTCAAAGTTGCTGCCGAGCTTTCAGCTCATACCGGTAATTCTTTGTCATCTTCATGCGAAGGTTATACCGCACTGGTAACTGGAGCTTACCGGCTGATTGAGAATGAGGCCGTAAAGCCTGAAGCAATAGCTGAGGCAGGCTTTCAGGCAACTGCCAAAATAGCGAGACAGTCTCGCCTACTTCTGGCTCTCGAAGATACAACAACCCTGGGTTATAAACATGCTGTCAGATCCGAGCTTGGTGATCTTGGAGGTCCTGAAGGCTCTAAAACCAGAGGATTCCACGTCCACTCTGTCTTCTTGGTTGATGCGGATACAGAGCGAAGCATTGGGCTTATTGATCAAGAACGATGGGTTAGAGAGGACGTTCAGCGGGGGAAAAAGAACCAACGTCGTCAGCTACCTTACGAGGGAAAGGAAAGCTTTAAGTGGCAAAGAGCCTCTGAAAACACAGAACAAAGGATGGGGGGTAAAATGCCTGACATCATCAGTGTTTGCGACCGGGAGGCGGATATATACGAATATATGCACGTAACTATTCAGCACTGA